From a region of the Pecten maximus chromosome 18, xPecMax1.1, whole genome shotgun sequence genome:
- the LOC117317072 gene encoding uncharacterized protein LOC117317072 translates to MKEDMCQQMISLREEIRRENRELIERLEGRVFDLEEQNEDLKQTVTKLEQHLSDSEDKRIELEIKQNDLEQHGRKNSIRIVGLEDSNRNETVEDCVGKIVSFVKDKLKVAICKSDIDIAHRLGPFQRGKPRSIICKFTHRRKKIEIIQGRKVLKGSGIYITEDLTRINQQRLKAAFELQCVERSWSMDGKLFVLLKSGKKRRIYADTILSEAFLMDDNNFR, encoded by the exons ATGAAGGAGGATATGTGTCAACAGATGATAAGTTTAAGAGAAGAAATCAGACGAGAAAACAGAGAACTGATAGAGAGATTGGAGGGTCGTGTGTTCGACTTAGAGGAGCAAAATGAGGACTTGAAACAAACAGTTACCAAGCTTGAACAACATTTATCAGACTCGGAAGATAAAAGGATAGAAttggaaatcaaacaaaatgatCTGGAGCAGCACGGGAGAAAAAACTCTATCAGGATAGTTGGACTGGAAGATTCTAATAGAAATGAGACTGTAGAAGATTGTGTTGGAAAGATTGTGAGTTTTGTGAAGGACAAGTTGAAAGTTGCGATCTGCAAATCTGACATAGACATTGCACACAGACTTGGGCCTTTTCAGCGAGGTAAACCACGTAGCATTATCTGCAAGTTCACTCACAGAAGGAAGAAGATAGAGATTATCCAGGGAAGGAAAGTGTTGAAGGGATCTGGGATATACATCACAGAGGACTTGACTCGAATAAATCAACAGAGACTAAAGGCTGCTTTCGAACTCCAATGTGTTGAGCGTTCATGGAGTATGGATGGAAAACTGTTTGTGTTGTTGAAATCTGGAAAAAAAAGGAGAATTTATGCTGATACAATTTTGTCGGAGGCCTTTTTGATGGACGATAACAATTTCCGC TAG